The proteins below come from a single Corylus avellana chromosome ca3, CavTom2PMs-1.0 genomic window:
- the LOC132174993 gene encoding stem-specific protein TSJT1 encodes MSFHILYIKFNHFDQFAFNFFVKEKRKKIVMLAIFHKAFAHPPEELNSPASYNGSTKPKLPDETLKEFLSHHPHNTFSMSFGSAAVLAYVRPDGPFSLHQRLFCGFEDIYCLFLGSLNNLWSLNKQYGLTKGTNEAMFVIEAFRTLRDRGPYPADQVVKDLDGSFAFVVYDSKGGTVFAALGSDGGVRLYWGTAADGSVVISDDLEVIKAGCAKSFAPFPTGCMFHSEGGLMSFEHPMYKMKAMPRVDSEGAVCGANFKVDKYARVNSIPRVGSEADWTVWDLH; translated from the exons ATGTCGTTTCATATCCTCTACATAAAATTCAATCATTTTGATCAATTTGCGTTTAATTTCTTCGTgaaggaaaaaaggaagaagatcgTCATGTTGGCTATATTTCACAAGGCTTTTGCTCACCCACCTGAGGAGCTCAACAGTCCTGCGTCTTACAATGGCAGCACGAAGCCTAAGCTTCCTGATGAAACTCTCAAAGAGTTCCTTTCTCATCATCCTCACAACACCTTCTCCATGAGCTTTGGATCCGCCGCCGTTCTTGCCTATGTTCGCCCCGACGGCCCTTTCTCACTTCATCAACg GTTGTTCTGTGGGTTTGAAGACATATACTGCCTGTTCTTGGGGAGCTTGAATAACTTGTGGTCTCTGAATAAGCAGTATGGTCTAACAAAGGGCACGAACGAGGCCATGTTTGTGATCGAAGCTTTCCGGACCCTTCGTGACAGGGGTCCATACCCAGCTGACCAGGTTGTGAAGGATCTTGATGGGAGCTTTGCATTTGTTGTCTATGACAGCAAGGGTGGAACCGTCTTTGCTGcactg GGTTCTGATGGTGGAGTGAGACTGTATTGGGGTACTGCAGCTGATGGGTCTGTGGTGATTTCTGATGATTTGGAGGTCATCAAAGCTGGCTGTGCCAAATCTTTTGCTCCCTTCCCAACAG GGTGTATGTTCCACAGTGAGGGAGGGTTGATGAGCTTTGAGCATCCGATGTACAAGATGAAAGCAATGCCAAGAGTAGATAGTGAAGGGGCCGTGTGTGGGGCCAACTTCAAGGTTGATAAGTACGCAAGGGTCAACAGCATTCCACGTGTGGGAAGTGAAGCCGATTGGACCGTTTGGGACTTGCATTAG
- the LOC132174833 gene encoding CBS domain-containing protein CBSX5-like, translating into MAVSLLAHVVSDLCLGKPALRSLTVSATVADALAALKNSDDNFISVWDCVDHSANTGFGDEGRGGDDECRCVGKLCMVDVICYLCKDENLLSPSAALKAPVSVILPKIPGLVMHVEPSSSLLEAIDLILQGAQNLVVPIQTKLSSYSRRKQLQNPSSTGPTIHNGREFCWLTQEDVIRFLLSSIGLFSPIPALSIDALGIITNDILAIDYHSPASSAVAAITRSLAEQTSVAVVDADGCLIGEISPFTLACCDETVAAAIATLSCGDLMAYVDCGGPPEDLVRVVNARLKEKNLEGMLEEFNILSDSSSFSSDEESMLSPPRSGRYSRSMSYSARMVRRAEAIVCHPKSSLVAVMIQAIAHRVNYVWVIEDDCSLVGIVTFSDMLKVFRKHLETMG; encoded by the exons ATGGCAGTGAGCTTGTTGGCGCACGTGGTATCCGACCTCTGTCTCGGCAAGCCAGCCCTGAGGTCCTTGACCGTCTCCGCCACCGTCGCCGACGCCTTGGCCGCCCTGAAAAACTCCGACGATAACTTCATCAGCGTATGGGACTGCGTCGACCACTCTGCCAATACTGGGTTTGGTGACGAGGGCCGCGGCGGCGACGACGAATGCCGTTGTGTTGGCAAGCTGTGCATGGTGGATGTGATATGCTATCTTTGCAAAGATGAGAATCTGTTGTCTCCATCTGCTGCTCTCAAGGCACCTGTTTCTGTCATCTTGCCAAAGATTCCAGGACTCGTGATGCATGTAGAACCATCTTCGAG CTTGCTGGAAGCCATTGATCTCATCCTTCAAGGAGCGCAGAATCTTGTGGTGCCAATACAAACAAAACTAAGCAGCTATTCAAGAAGAAAGCAGCTCCAGAACCCTTCAAGCACCGGCCCTACAATCCACAACGGCCGTGAATTCTGTTGGCTAACACAAGAGGACGTGATCCGGTTCCTCCTCAGCTCCATCGGACTTTTCTCCCCGATCCCGGCTCTTTCCATCGACGCGCTCGGCATTATCACCAACGACATCTTGGCAATCGACTATCACTCCCCTGCCTCTTCGGCTGTCGCAGCTATAACACGCTCCCTGGCGGAGCAAACATCCGTGGCAGTGGTCGACGCCGACGGGTGTCTGATCGGCGAGATCTCACCCTTCACCCTCGCCTGCTGCGACGAGACGGTGGCGGCAGCCATCGCCACCCTGTCCTGCGGCGACCTCATGGCCTACGTCGACTGCGGCGGACCCCCGGAGGATCTAGTGAGGGTCGTGAACGCCAGGCTGAAGGAAAAGAACCTGGAAGGCATGTTGGAAGAGTTCAACATTCTGTCGGATTCATCGTCTTTTTCGTCGGACGAGGAGTCCATGTTGTCTCCTCCACGGTCGGGAAGGTATAGCCGGTCGATGAGTTACTCGGCGAGGATGGTGAGGAGAGCAGAGGCGATAGTCTGCCACCCAAAGAGCTCGTTGGTGGCGGTGATGATCCAGGCAATCGCCCACCGCGTAAACTATGTTTGGGTTATTGAGGATGATTGTAGCCTGGTCGGAATCGTCACATTTTCTGACATGTTGAAGGTTTTCCGGAAACATTTGGAGACCATGGGATAG